One Gordonia zhaorongruii DNA segment encodes these proteins:
- a CDS encoding 50S ribosomal protein L25/general stress protein Ctc, translated as MSNDTPTLKVTVRTEKGKGASRRARREGLVPAVMYGHATESKHLLLPYLELAAILRNGGLNSIIDLDIDGEKQLVLTKQVDVHPLRNYLEHLDLTVIRRGEKVTVEVPVEVQGDAAPGTLVVQDATYVEIEADALSIPEIITASVEGIEAGNMVTAADLELPKGVTLISDPETAIVAVNEAPSAAELEAELDEEALGEGDAEAPAEERAAGAAEGDESAAE; from the coding sequence ATGTCGAACGACACCCCCACTTTGAAGGTCACCGTCCGCACCGAGAAGGGCAAGGGCGCATCGCGTCGCGCGCGGCGCGAGGGCCTCGTCCCCGCCGTGATGTACGGCCACGCCACCGAGTCGAAGCACCTGCTCCTCCCCTACCTGGAGCTCGCAGCCATCCTGCGTAACGGCGGCCTCAACTCGATCATCGACCTGGATATCGACGGTGAGAAGCAGCTCGTGCTCACCAAGCAGGTCGACGTCCACCCGCTGCGCAACTACCTCGAGCACCTCGACCTGACCGTGATCCGTCGCGGCGAGAAGGTCACCGTGGAGGTCCCCGTCGAGGTCCAGGGCGACGCCGCCCCGGGCACCCTGGTCGTCCAGGACGCCACCTACGTCGAGATCGAGGCAGACGCCCTCAGCATCCCGGAGATCATCACCGCCTCCGTCGAGGGCATCGAGGCCGGCAACATGGTCACCGCCGCCGACCTCGAGCTCCCCAAGGGCGTCACCCTGATCTCCGATCCTGAGACCGCCATCGTCGCCGTCAACGAGGCGCCGAGCGCTGCAGAGCTCGAAGCCGAGCTCGACGAAGAGGCACTGGGCGAGGGCGACGCCGAGGCTCCGGCCGAAGAGCGCGCCGCGGGCGCAGCCGAGGGCGACGAGTCCGCAGCCGAGTAG
- a CDS encoding peptide chain release factor 3: MSSEVIAREVKRRRTFAIISHPDAGKSTMTEALALHARMISEAGAVHGKGSRKSTVSDWMEMEKARGISVSSTALQFNYASQVTDDDPEHPHVINLVDTPGHSDFSEDTYRVLTAVDAAVMLIDAAKGLEPQTLKLFQVCRHRGIPVITVVNKWDRPGQTPLELIDEISDRIGLIPTPLYVPVGIAGDYRGLLDRRTGEYIKFTRTAGGATIAPEELLDADAAEAADGDAWTAALEESELLGALGQDHDQEMFLAGQTSPMIFTSAMLNFGVRQLLEALVEFAPPPQSRESVDDDVREVTDPFSAVVFKVQAGMDSSHRDRLAYMRIVSGEFERGMVVTHAQTGKPFTTKYAQAVFGRDRATVDTAFPGDVVGLVNAMALAPGDTLFLDPKVQYPPIPSFAPEHFSALRVTTADKYKQFRKAIDQLDAEGVVQVLRNDLRGDASPVLAAVGPMQFEVVTARMKAEFNVNSVIEPLGYSLARRTDAQSAPELDRQRGVEVFTRSDGAILALFSDKWRLQYIEREHADLLLEPLVAAAD, from the coding sequence GTGAGTTCCGAGGTCATCGCGCGCGAAGTGAAACGGCGCCGTACATTCGCCATCATCTCCCACCCCGACGCGGGTAAGTCGACGATGACGGAGGCGCTGGCGCTGCACGCCCGCATGATCAGCGAGGCCGGCGCCGTGCACGGCAAGGGCAGCCGCAAGTCCACCGTCTCGGACTGGATGGAGATGGAGAAGGCCCGCGGAATCTCGGTGAGTTCCACGGCCCTGCAGTTCAATTACGCCTCGCAGGTCACCGACGACGACCCCGAGCACCCGCACGTCATCAATCTCGTCGACACTCCGGGCCACTCCGACTTCTCGGAGGACACCTACCGGGTGCTGACCGCGGTCGACGCGGCCGTCATGCTGATCGACGCGGCGAAGGGTCTCGAGCCGCAGACGCTGAAGCTCTTCCAGGTCTGCAGGCACCGGGGCATCCCGGTGATCACCGTCGTCAACAAATGGGACCGCCCCGGTCAGACCCCGCTGGAACTGATCGACGAGATCAGCGACCGCATCGGCCTGATTCCGACCCCGCTGTACGTGCCCGTCGGCATCGCGGGCGATTACCGGGGTCTGCTCGATCGGCGCACCGGCGAGTACATCAAGTTCACGCGCACTGCAGGTGGCGCCACCATCGCCCCCGAAGAGCTACTCGACGCCGACGCCGCCGAAGCCGCTGACGGCGACGCCTGGACAGCTGCCCTGGAGGAGAGCGAACTCCTCGGCGCGCTGGGCCAGGATCACGACCAGGAGATGTTCCTGGCAGGCCAGACGTCGCCGATGATCTTCACCTCGGCGATGCTCAACTTCGGCGTACGGCAACTGCTCGAGGCTCTCGTCGAGTTCGCTCCCCCGCCCCAGAGCCGGGAATCCGTCGACGACGACGTCCGTGAGGTCACGGACCCGTTCAGCGCGGTCGTCTTCAAGGTGCAGGCGGGCATGGACTCGTCGCACCGCGACCGCCTCGCGTACATGCGCATCGTCTCCGGTGAGTTCGAGCGCGGCATGGTCGTCACCCACGCTCAGACCGGGAAGCCCTTCACGACCAAGTACGCGCAAGCGGTCTTCGGCCGCGATCGCGCCACCGTCGACACCGCATTCCCGGGCGACGTCGTGGGTCTGGTCAATGCGATGGCGCTCGCCCCCGGCGACACCCTGTTCCTCGACCCGAAGGTGCAGTACCCGCCGATCCCGTCGTTCGCACCCGAGCACTTCTCGGCGCTGCGCGTCACGACCGCCGACAAGTACAAGCAGTTCCGCAAGGCCATCGACCAACTCGACGCGGAGGGCGTGGTCCAGGTTCTGCGCAACGACCTGCGCGGCGACGCATCACCCGTCCTCGCCGCCGTCGGACCGATGCAGTTCGAGGTGGTCACCGCGCGGATGAAGGCCGAGTTCAACGTCAATTCGGTCATCGAGCCGCTCGGCTACTCGCTGGCGCGGCGCACCGACGCGCAGAGCGCACCGGAACTCGACCGTCAGCGCGGAGTCGAGGTGTTCACCCGCAGCGACGGTGCGATCCTGGCACTGTTCAGCGACAAGTGGCGCCTGCAGTACATCGAGAGGGAGCATGCGGATCTCCTCCTCGAGCCGCTGGTCGCCGCGGCCGACTGA
- a CDS encoding ABC-F family ATP-binding cassette domain-containing protein translates to MAAGNPGTNTSLITAERISKSFGIKSLLDDVSLGVHEGERIGVVGLNGGGKTTLLEILAGITDPDDGRVSRAGGTMVATVTQRGEMPADHTVADIVVGIGVADHEWASDPRIRGIINGIGIDELLDRKVRELSGGQRRRTALAAALVTDADLLILDEPTNHLDIEGVHWLAEHLTSRRSALVVVTHDRWFLDTIATRTWEVHSGRVDEYEGGYNDWVFARAERSRQADAAEERRRNLARKELAWLRRGAPARTSKPKYRVEAAEKLISDVPPPRDSVSLSAFAKRRLGRVAIELEDARLRVPSADGESGRVLLDDTTWRLAPGERIGLVGVNGSGKTTLLRALAGDVPVEPGRRIEGKTVSIGWLRQELDDLDESLRVIDVVEAVATRIMLGDKEYSASQLAERLGFSPARQRTPVADLSGGERRRLQFTAVLMSEPNVLLLDEPTNDLDIDTLQQLEDLLDSWAGTLVVISHDRYLVERICDSTWALFGDGKLTNLPRGIEQYLERRAVQERETTKAPAKTNAKPAAEHQAARKEFNAIERKLKKLTSRISRLHEQMAAHDQSDFEGLGELTEQVRAAKAETTELEDRWLELSEVVG, encoded by the coding sequence ATGGCTGCGGGCAATCCGGGCACCAACACGTCGCTGATCACCGCTGAGCGGATCAGCAAGAGCTTCGGCATCAAGTCGTTGCTCGACGACGTGAGCCTCGGAGTACACGAGGGCGAGCGGATCGGCGTCGTCGGACTCAACGGGGGCGGTAAGACGACTCTGCTCGAGATCCTGGCGGGAATCACCGATCCCGACGACGGCCGGGTGTCCCGCGCGGGCGGAACCATGGTCGCCACGGTCACCCAGCGCGGCGAGATGCCCGCCGATCACACGGTCGCCGACATCGTCGTCGGCATCGGCGTGGCCGACCACGAATGGGCGTCGGACCCCCGCATCCGCGGGATCATCAACGGCATCGGCATCGACGAACTCCTCGACCGCAAGGTAAGGGAGTTGTCCGGTGGCCAGCGTCGGCGCACCGCGCTCGCTGCGGCTCTCGTCACCGACGCCGACCTGCTGATCCTGGATGAGCCGACCAACCATCTCGACATCGAGGGCGTCCACTGGCTCGCCGAGCACCTGACGTCGCGACGCAGTGCTCTCGTGGTCGTGACGCACGACCGCTGGTTCCTCGACACGATCGCAACGCGGACCTGGGAGGTCCACTCGGGGCGCGTCGACGAGTACGAGGGCGGTTACAACGACTGGGTGTTCGCCCGCGCCGAGCGATCCCGACAGGCCGACGCCGCGGAGGAGCGCAGGCGGAACCTGGCGCGCAAGGAACTCGCATGGCTGCGTCGCGGCGCGCCTGCCCGGACGTCGAAGCCCAAGTACCGGGTGGAGGCCGCCGAGAAGCTGATCTCCGACGTGCCGCCGCCCCGCGACAGCGTGTCCCTGTCGGCGTTCGCCAAACGCCGGCTGGGCCGGGTCGCCATCGAACTCGAGGATGCGCGGCTGCGCGTTCCCAGCGCCGACGGCGAATCCGGAAGGGTCCTCCTCGACGACACGACGTGGCGGCTCGCCCCGGGTGAGCGGATCGGCCTCGTCGGCGTCAACGGGTCGGGCAAGACGACCCTGCTGCGGGCGCTGGCAGGCGATGTGCCGGTGGAACCGGGCCGTCGCATCGAGGGCAAGACGGTGTCCATCGGCTGGCTGCGGCAGGAACTCGACGACCTCGACGAGTCGCTGCGGGTGATCGACGTCGTCGAAGCCGTCGCCACCCGGATCATGCTGGGCGACAAGGAGTACTCCGCGAGTCAGCTCGCCGAGCGCCTCGGATTCTCGCCGGCGCGCCAGCGCACCCCGGTCGCGGATCTGTCCGGCGGCGAACGCCGCAGACTCCAGTTCACCGCGGTGCTGATGTCCGAACCGAACGTACTGCTCCTCGACGAGCCGACCAACGACCTCGACATCGACACCCTGCAACAGCTGGAGGACCTGCTCGACTCGTGGGCGGGCACTCTCGTGGTCATCAGCCACGACCGCTATCTCGTCGAGCGCATCTGCGATTCCACCTGGGCGCTGTTCGGCGACGGCAAGCTGACCAACCTGCCACGTGGCATCGAGCAGTACCTGGAACGGCGTGCGGTGCAGGAGCGGGAGACGACGAAGGCGCCCGCCAAGACGAATGCGAAGCCGGCCGCCGAGCATCAGGCGGCGCGCAAGGAGTTCAACGCGATCGAGCGGAAGCTGAAGAAGCTGACCAGCCGGATCTCGAGATTGCATGAGCAGATGGCGGCGCACGATCAGAGCGATTTCGAAGGACTCGGGGAGCTGACCGAACAGGTCCGCGCGGCGAAAGCCGAGACCACCGAACTCGAGGACCGGTGGCTGGAGCTGTCCGAGGTAGTCGGGTAG
- a CDS encoding ribose-phosphate diphosphokinase → MSWTTDNQKNLMLFAGRAHPELAQAVSDSLGVPLTPQTARDFANGEIFVRFEESVRGSDAFVLQSCPYPMNQWIMETLIMIDALKRGSAKRITAILPFYPYARQDKKHRGREPISARLIADLLKTAGADRIITVDLHTDQIQGYFDGPVDHMHAQGQLAEYVRNKYGTANTCVVSPDAGRVKVGEKWADALDGAPMAFVHKTRDPDVPNQIKSNRVVGDVSGKTCVLIDDMIDTGGTIAGAVSVLKEAGAGDVIIATTHGVFSDPAAERLASCGAREVIATDTLPIPEDKHFENLTVLSIAPLLAQTIREVFENGSVTSLFNGIA, encoded by the coding sequence ATGAGTTGGACCACCGACAACCAGAAGAACCTCATGCTGTTCGCGGGGCGCGCGCATCCCGAACTGGCCCAGGCGGTCTCCGATTCACTCGGCGTCCCCCTCACTCCGCAGACCGCACGCGACTTCGCGAACGGCGAGATCTTCGTCCGCTTCGAGGAGTCGGTGCGCGGCAGTGACGCCTTCGTCCTACAGAGCTGCCCGTACCCGATGAACCAGTGGATCATGGAAACGCTGATCATGATCGACGCCCTCAAGCGTGGATCGGCCAAGCGCATCACCGCGATCCTGCCGTTCTACCCGTACGCGCGCCAGGACAAGAAGCACCGCGGCCGCGAGCCCATCTCGGCACGTCTCATCGCCGACCTGCTGAAGACGGCGGGTGCCGATCGCATTATCACGGTCGACCTGCACACCGACCAGATCCAGGGCTACTTCGACGGTCCCGTCGACCACATGCACGCCCAGGGACAGCTCGCCGAGTACGTGCGCAACAAGTACGGCACCGCGAACACCTGCGTCGTCTCCCCCGATGCCGGCCGCGTGAAGGTCGGCGAGAAGTGGGCCGACGCGCTCGACGGTGCGCCGATGGCGTTCGTGCACAAGACTCGCGACCCCGACGTTCCGAACCAGATCAAGTCGAACCGCGTCGTCGGTGACGTCTCGGGCAAGACCTGCGTGCTGATCGACGACATGATCGACACCGGCGGCACCATCGCAGGCGCCGTCTCCGTGCTCAAGGAGGCCGGTGCAGGCGATGTCATCATCGCCACCACCCACGGCGTGTTCTCCGATCCGGCGGCCGAGCGTCTCGCCAGCTGCGGTGCACGTGAGGTCATCGCGACCGACACGCTGCCGATCCCGGAGGACAAGCACTTCGAGAACCTGACGGTCCTGTCCATCGCGCCGCTGCTGGCGCAGACGATCCGCGAGGTCTTCGAGAACGGGTCGGTCACGAGCCTGTTCAACGGCATCGCGTAA
- the arsC gene encoding arsenate reductase (glutaredoxin) (This arsenate reductase requires both glutathione and glutaredoxin to convert arsenate to arsenite, after which the efflux transporter formed by ArsA and ArsB can extrude the arsenite from the cell, providing resistance.), which translates to MDATIYHNPKCSTSRKALAKLEDAGVEVTVVKYLTEGWSRSQLEKLFADAGITARDAVRKREALYKELGLADADDDALLDAMVEHPVLVERPFVVTPKGTRLGRPVEGVDEIL; encoded by the coding sequence GTGGACGCAACGATCTATCACAACCCGAAGTGCTCGACTTCCCGCAAGGCACTCGCGAAACTCGAGGATGCGGGCGTCGAGGTCACCGTCGTCAAGTACCTGACCGAGGGATGGTCGCGGTCGCAGCTGGAGAAGTTGTTCGCCGATGCCGGGATCACGGCTCGCGACGCGGTCCGCAAACGCGAAGCGCTCTACAAGGAACTGGGCCTCGCCGACGCCGACGACGATGCCCTCCTCGACGCGATGGTCGAGCATCCGGTCCTCGTCGAGCGTCCGTTCGTCGTGACCCCCAAAGGAACTCGCCTCGGCCGCCCGGTCGAGGGCGTGGACGAGATCCTGTAG
- a CDS encoding enoyl-CoA hydratase/isomerase family protein, which translates to MSHIRTVVHGGVGEIILDRPKALNALDQSMIDDLHDVLTRWADDDAIETVLVTSAGDRAFCAGGDIRAIRDSAVAGDTEAVTGYFSSEYRVNQLIAEYPKPYVALIDGAAMGGGLGISVHGEIRIVTEKALIAMPETAIGFFPDIGATYFLSRLPKGVGMWLGLTGARLRGSDAVAVGLATHFVPSEDLPAVADAIRNGDGLAVALADHRDPVDTELPLGKIADYFGDANVDAVIGGLRGAVGDEWAQEMLRLLGSASPTSLFVTARLIELGATSSLAECLDRELATAQRVTVHPDFAEGVRAMLVDKDRNPTFAPRTIEEVDPVAIGQIIQ; encoded by the coding sequence ATGTCGCACATCCGTACCGTTGTCCACGGCGGCGTCGGGGAGATCATCCTGGACCGGCCTAAAGCTCTGAACGCGCTCGATCAGTCGATGATCGACGATCTGCACGATGTGCTCACACGGTGGGCCGACGACGACGCGATCGAGACGGTGCTCGTCACCTCGGCCGGCGATCGGGCGTTCTGCGCAGGCGGAGACATCCGCGCCATCCGCGATTCGGCGGTCGCCGGCGATACCGAAGCGGTCACCGGTTACTTCTCCAGTGAGTACCGCGTCAACCAGTTGATCGCCGAGTACCCCAAGCCGTATGTGGCATTGATCGACGGTGCGGCGATGGGCGGCGGCCTGGGCATCAGTGTTCACGGTGAGATCCGCATCGTCACCGAGAAGGCGCTCATCGCCATGCCCGAGACGGCGATCGGGTTCTTTCCGGACATCGGCGCGACGTACTTCCTGTCGCGCCTGCCGAAGGGCGTCGGGATGTGGCTCGGTCTGACCGGAGCCCGGTTGCGCGGCTCGGATGCCGTCGCCGTCGGTCTGGCAACGCATTTCGTGCCGTCCGAGGATCTGCCCGCAGTGGCCGACGCCATCCGCAACGGAGACGGACTGGCAGTTGCGCTCGCCGATCACCGGGATCCGGTCGACACCGAGCTGCCGCTCGGGAAGATCGCGGACTACTTCGGCGACGCGAACGTCGACGCCGTCATCGGCGGCCTGCGGGGCGCGGTCGGGGACGAGTGGGCGCAGGAGATGCTCCGCCTGCTCGGGTCGGCGTCGCCGACGAGCCTCTTCGTGACGGCGCGCCTCATCGAGCTGGGGGCGACGTCGTCGCTCGCTGAGTGCCTGGATCGGGAGCTGGCCACCGCACAGCGCGTGACCGTTCATCCGGACTTCGCCGAGGGAGTCCGCGCGATGCTGGTCGACAAGGATCGCAACCCCACGTTCGCGCCGCGAACGATCGAGGAAGTCGATCCGGTCGCAATCGGTCAGATCATCCAGTAG
- the pth gene encoding aminoacyl-tRNA hydrolase — protein MKLIIGLGNPGPAYEKTRHNVGAMVADSLVFSYGEKFSVHKRSGAETATVRIGGEPVTVAKSRTHMNVTGRQIGPLAAYYSVKPDDLLVLHDELDLDFGQVRLKKGGGEGGHNGLRSISSAVGTRDYLRVRLGIGRPPGRQDPADYVLKPFPSAARTDVDLLIANGVDATELLVAQGLETAQNTVHAW, from the coding sequence GTGAAGCTCATAATCGGGCTGGGTAACCCCGGTCCTGCTTACGAGAAGACCAGGCACAATGTCGGCGCGATGGTCGCCGACAGCCTGGTCTTCTCTTATGGCGAGAAGTTCTCCGTGCACAAGCGATCGGGCGCCGAGACCGCCACCGTCCGCATCGGCGGCGAACCGGTCACGGTCGCGAAGTCGCGCACGCACATGAACGTCACCGGCAGGCAGATCGGCCCGCTCGCCGCGTACTACTCCGTGAAGCCGGACGATCTGCTCGTCTTGCACGACGAACTCGATCTCGACTTCGGACAGGTCCGTCTCAAGAAGGGCGGCGGAGAGGGCGGCCACAACGGTCTGCGCTCCATCTCGTCCGCCGTCGGCACACGCGACTATCTGCGCGTCCGACTCGGCATCGGCCGTCCGCCCGGCCGCCAGGATCCGGCCGACTACGTTCTCAAACCGTTTCCGTCTGCTGCACGGACCGACGTCGATCTGCTGATCGCGAACGGTGTCGACGCCACCGAACTCCTTGTCGCGCAGGGGCTCGAGACCGCACAGAACACCGTGCACGCATGGTGA
- a CDS encoding beta-ketoacyl-ACP synthase 3, giving the protein MAKLVSPSGHPNVSMLGIGACRPERLVSNDELCQVLDSNDQWIVERSGIRNRRWISGDESMRTLAVTAAERAITNSGIDRGKIDLLILGASSWPSNTPHGAPIIAFDIGLNGISAFDVAAGCGGFGYALGAAADAIRAGSATYAVVIGAETMSVGLDVTDRSTGFIFGDGAGAVVVGPSEENGISPMVSGSDGEHSDAIKQNLDTVEYMAHAVEYQHKDPETDPVGRMNIYMEGPRVFRWAAITLPKALTTMLTTSGAGVDDIDVFVPHQANARINDLMKKNLGFADDLPMANDIENTGNTSAASIPLAMEEMLANGKAKGGDTALILGFGAGLSYAGGVVTLPPVPEVTSFDGLADSKPGPLAKHLRLP; this is encoded by the coding sequence TTGGCGAAGTTGGTTTCACCGTCAGGTCACCCGAACGTGTCGATGCTGGGCATCGGTGCGTGTCGCCCCGAGCGGTTGGTGAGCAACGACGAACTCTGCCAGGTCCTCGACTCCAACGATCAGTGGATCGTCGAGCGGAGCGGGATCCGGAACCGCCGCTGGATCAGCGGTGACGAATCGATGCGCACGTTGGCCGTCACGGCCGCCGAGCGCGCGATCACCAACTCGGGCATCGATCGCGGCAAAATCGATCTGCTCATCCTGGGCGCCAGCAGCTGGCCGAGCAACACCCCGCACGGCGCCCCCATCATCGCGTTCGACATCGGGCTGAACGGCATCTCCGCGTTCGACGTCGCTGCGGGCTGCGGCGGTTTCGGCTACGCACTCGGTGCCGCCGCGGACGCGATCCGCGCGGGCAGTGCCACCTACGCCGTCGTCATCGGCGCCGAGACCATGTCCGTCGGCCTGGACGTGACCGACCGCAGCACCGGCTTCATCTTCGGCGACGGCGCGGGTGCGGTCGTCGTCGGACCGAGCGAGGAGAACGGGATCTCCCCGATGGTCTCCGGCAGCGACGGCGAGCACTCCGATGCGATCAAGCAGAACCTCGACACGGTCGAGTACATGGCCCACGCCGTCGAGTACCAGCACAAGGATCCCGAGACCGATCCGGTCGGCCGGATGAACATCTACATGGAGGGTCCGCGGGTGTTCCGCTGGGCTGCGATCACCCTACCCAAGGCGCTGACCACGATGCTGACCACCTCGGGCGCGGGTGTCGACGACATCGACGTGTTCGTGCCCCACCAGGCGAACGCCCGGATCAACGATCTGATGAAGAAGAATCTGGGCTTCGCCGACGATCTGCCGATGGCGAACGACATCGAGAACACCGGCAACACCTCGGCCGCGTCCATCCCGCTCGCAATGGAGGAGATGCTGGCGAACGGCAAGGCCAAGGGCGGCGATACCGCGCTGATCCTCGGCTTCGGCGCGGGCCTGAGCTACGCCGGCGGTGTCGTCACGCTGCCGCCCGTCCCGGAGGTCACCAGCTTCGACGGTCTGGCCGATTCGAAGCCGGGACCGCTGGCCAAGCACCTGCGGCTCCCGTAG
- a CDS encoding beta-ketoacyl-ACP synthase III, protein MVELHEAVGIKKIGMLGIGAYRPERIVTNDEVCRQIDSSDEWIYTRTGIKSRRFARRDETVVEMGVKAGHTAIANALLSGADIDAVILATNTHMLLTPAGAVAISTELGANGVPAFDVTVGCAGFGYALSLAADMVRGGNAKHVLVIGAEQLSTTLDMTDRSNCFIFGDGAGAVVVGPTQEQGLGPVVWGSDGTQFDAIRQDIDWVTFLDGTDHAKRPYLRLEGTAVFRWAAFEMGKAAQRALDVAKVDASDIDVFVPHQANSRINELLARSLHFPESTVVANDIETTGNTSAASIPLAMEDLLSHGKAKPGDTALLLGYGAGLSYAAQVVTMPPVPFE, encoded by the coding sequence ATGGTCGAACTGCACGAGGCTGTCGGCATCAAGAAGATCGGCATGCTGGGCATCGGCGCGTACCGACCCGAGCGGATCGTCACCAACGACGAAGTCTGCCGGCAGATCGACTCGTCCGACGAATGGATCTACACCCGCACCGGCATCAAATCGCGCCGCTTCGCCCGCCGCGACGAGACTGTCGTCGAGATGGGTGTCAAAGCCGGCCACACGGCGATCGCGAACGCCCTCCTCTCCGGTGCCGACATCGACGCCGTCATCCTCGCCACGAACACCCACATGCTCCTGACCCCCGCGGGGGCGGTCGCGATCTCCACCGAACTCGGCGCCAACGGTGTGCCCGCATTCGACGTCACCGTCGGCTGCGCCGGCTTCGGATACGCGTTGTCGCTCGCAGCGGACATGGTGCGTGGCGGCAACGCCAAGCACGTCCTCGTCATCGGCGCCGAGCAGTTGTCGACGACACTCGACATGACCGATCGCAGCAACTGCTTCATCTTCGGTGACGGTGCCGGAGCCGTGGTCGTCGGACCGACGCAGGAGCAGGGCCTCGGCCCGGTGGTCTGGGGTAGCGACGGCACTCAGTTCGATGCGATCCGTCAGGACATCGACTGGGTGACCTTCCTCGATGGCACCGACCACGCCAAGCGTCCGTACCTGCGTCTCGAGGGCACCGCAGTGTTCCGCTGGGCCGCCTTCGAGATGGGCAAGGCCGCCCAGCGCGCACTCGATGTCGCCAAGGTGGACGCCTCCGACATCGATGTCTTCGTTCCGCACCAGGCCAACTCGCGCATCAACGAACTGCTGGCCCGCAGTCTTCACTTCCCGGAGTCGACGGTCGTCGCCAACGACATCGAGACCACCGGCAACACCTCGGCCGCGTCCATCCCGCTCGCGATGGAGGATCTGCTCTCGCACGGTAAGGCGAAGCCGGGCGATACCGCTCTCCTACTCGGTTACGGTGCGGGGCTCAGCTACGCCGCACAGGTGGTGACGATGCCTCCCGTGCCCTTCGAGTGA
- a CDS encoding DUF4282 domain-containing protein — translation MTTPPNPPENDPNESPDSGAPDNGASGTDHSTQSFGTGPDAQTQFTQSPYGQQDPYAQQNPYAQQNPYAQQDPYAQQDPYAQQDPYAQQSPYGQQNPYTQPGQFGQQNPYGQQNPYGQENAAMHAPQAPGADQPAQKLSFFQSLFDFRFENLVATRVIPVLYVIGLIVVSIGALVSALSLIIGGFASLGDDAGAGILAILMGLIVVPIIWLLYVILVRVMCELYISIFKITEYSRTIAHNTTRVAQNTSR, via the coding sequence ATGACGACACCTCCGAACCCTCCTGAGAACGATCCGAACGAGTCGCCCGACAGCGGCGCCCCCGACAACGGTGCCTCCGGTACCGACCATTCGACGCAGTCGTTCGGCACCGGCCCGGACGCCCAGACGCAGTTCACCCAGAGTCCGTACGGTCAGCAGGACCCGTACGCCCAGCAGAACCCGTACGCCCAGCAGAACCCGTACGCGCAGCAGGACCCGTACGCGCAGCAGGACCCGTACGCGCAGCAGGACCCGTACGCGCAGCAGAGCCCCTACGGTCAGCAGAACCCGTACACGCAGCCGGGGCAGTTCGGCCAGCAGAACCCGTACGGCCAGCAGAATCCTTACGGCCAGGAGAACGCTGCGATGCACGCACCGCAGGCGCCGGGCGCCGACCAGCCTGCGCAGAAGCTGTCGTTCTTCCAATCGCTCTTCGACTTCAGGTTCGAGAACCTGGTCGCCACCCGCGTGATCCCGGTGCTGTACGTGATCGGGCTCATCGTCGTCAGTATCGGTGCGCTCGTCAGTGCACTCTCACTGATCATCGGTGGATTCGCCTCTCTCGGCGATGATGCCGGGGCCGGCATCCTCGCCATCCTCATGGGGCTCATCGTGGTCCCGATCATCTGGCTGCTGTACGTGATTCTGGTCCGGGTCATGTGCGAGCTGTACATCTCGATCTTCAAGATCACCGAGTACTCGCGGACCATCGCGCACAACACCACCCGGGTGGCGCAGAACACAAGCAGGTAA
- a CDS encoding limonene-1,2-epoxide hydrolase family protein, producing the protein MTSQKPIDLVQSFFIRLAGGDVDAALDGVDENIVYTNVSLPAVRGKRRFASLMRVLGGRIGFDVDLLAISGDDNGVVLTERIDELSVGRLHIRFWVCGRFEVTEGRITVWRDYFDYFDCTKAVLRGIAGVAVPSLNRSMNPMPRITAV; encoded by the coding sequence ATGACGTCGCAGAAACCGATTGACCTGGTCCAGAGCTTCTTCATCCGCCTGGCGGGCGGCGACGTGGACGCGGCCCTGGACGGCGTTGACGAGAACATCGTCTACACGAACGTATCGCTGCCTGCGGTCCGCGGTAAACGCAGGTTCGCCTCGCTGATGCGGGTGCTCGGCGGCCGCATCGGTTTCGACGTCGACCTGCTGGCGATCAGCGGCGACGACAACGGGGTGGTGCTGACCGAACGCATCGACGAGTTGAGCGTGGGTCGCCTGCACATCCGATTCTGGGTATGCGGACGATTCGAGGTGACGGAAGGTCGCATCACCGTGTGGCGCGACTACTTCGACTACTTCGATTGCACGAAGGCCGTGCTGCGCGGGATCGCCGGAGTGGCCGTCCCGTCGCTGAACCGGTCGATGAACCCGATGCCGCGGATCACCGCAGTGTGA